The following are from one region of the Hymenobacter sp. YIM 151858-1 genome:
- a CDS encoding AsmA family protein produces MPDTPATPHAEVAARARPRRPRRWLWWVGGAVLLLVGLVAVGLTMLDPWLRRTLQEQVARKTHGQYELRIGALRTSLRQGSLTLRNVWVRPAGWPKHKQPASQPAPWLLLTVDYVRVGGVSLGALLKGELVAVDTVLIETVRARVLGTPAKPGGNQSLHEQLPKRIPGIRIGHFALRDVRVASGQRGQERTQLRQGNLVAQDILISRGGASDSTRLGYASAFEMNAIRLEAQVPGHHVRLGAARFSSRSRQLQLDSLRVVPVADKQAKPGSTKADLWLPQVRLSGLQPKLLPRRVLQADSLRVVAMRLHVAAPATPPPPLHKMLAPYLQRVQVQHVHLGQGQLRVTRVSMLPEVRDLNIVGTNIRIDSLAAQDARRVLYARNWQVRTGPAQLRLDGPYYRMRTEHLGLSTRGQQLRITGLLVQPTMGPEALARSKGHQASHVTFRLPELRVTGLDFGALERRKAVLMQEIELCNPRMHIISNSKHPINPNPSVVTPENVGKLPFRLDVRTLRVRNFDMRFTFTGKRALRPGHFTITRLNGVGTNISNNPKRMRAGHPAMLQATAYLGGRCRMQAKAWVPLLDANGTHRLEGTFGPTPFALLNPVTEPTRFARFERGQLHGLRATLLVNRREVTGAMWARYSNLKVDLLSRRGGGADRQKLLTKVVSKVSNVLVVRDDNPRSKGRPLEPGKIRSDRNLHYGVFSVWLQGMNSGLLNSVGVPSKMAEEISEL; encoded by the coding sequence ATGCCCGATACCCCCGCAACCCCGCACGCCGAAGTTGCTGCCCGCGCCCGGCCGCGCCGGCCAAGGCGTTGGCTTTGGTGGGTAGGCGGCGCGGTACTACTGCTGGTTGGGCTGGTGGCTGTAGGTTTAACCATGCTCGACCCCTGGCTGCGCCGCACGCTGCAGGAGCAGGTAGCCCGCAAAACCCACGGGCAGTACGAGCTGCGCATTGGGGCCCTGCGCACCAGCTTGCGCCAAGGCTCGCTCACGCTGCGCAACGTGTGGGTGCGGCCTGCTGGTTGGCCCAAGCACAAGCAGCCGGCCAGCCAGCCCGCCCCGTGGCTGCTGCTTACCGTCGACTATGTGCGCGTGGGTGGTGTGAGCCTGGGTGCGTTGCTGAAGGGCGAGCTGGTGGCTGTAGATACAGTGTTGATCGAAACCGTGCGGGCGCGCGTGCTCGGTACACCCGCCAAGCCCGGCGGCAACCAGTCCTTGCACGAGCAGCTGCCTAAGCGCATACCGGGTATCCGCATCGGGCATTTTGCGTTGCGCGATGTGCGCGTGGCTTCGGGCCAGCGGGGGCAAGAGCGCACCCAACTGCGGCAAGGCAACCTCGTGGCGCAGGATATCCTCATCAGCCGCGGCGGTGCTTCCGACTCAACCCGCCTTGGGTACGCTTCAGCTTTCGAGATGAATGCCATTAGGCTCGAGGCGCAGGTGCCCGGCCACCACGTGCGCCTAGGTGCGGCGCGCTTTAGCAGCCGTAGCCGGCAGCTCCAACTCGATTCGTTGCGCGTGGTGCCTGTGGCCGATAAGCAGGCCAAGCCAGGCAGCACAAAGGCCGATTTGTGGTTGCCCCAGGTGCGGCTAAGCGGCCTGCAGCCCAAATTGCTGCCGCGCCGCGTGCTGCAGGCCGATTCGCTGCGCGTGGTGGCTATGCGCCTGCACGTGGCCGCGCCGGCAACGCCGCCCCCGCCGCTGCATAAAATGCTGGCGCCTTACCTGCAGCGCGTGCAGGTGCAGCACGTGCACCTAGGGCAGGGCCAGCTGCGCGTAACGCGCGTTTCCATGCTGCCCGAAGTGCGCGACCTGAACATTGTGGGCACCAACATCCGCATCGACTCCCTAGCCGCCCAGGATGCCCGACGGGTGCTGTACGCCCGCAACTGGCAAGTACGCACCGGCCCCGCACAGCTCCGCCTCGATGGCCCTTATTACCGCATGCGCACCGAGCACCTAGGGCTGAGTACCCGCGGGCAGCAGCTGCGCATTACGGGCCTCTTGGTTCAGCCCACCATGGGCCCCGAAGCTTTGGCCCGCAGCAAAGGGCACCAGGCCTCGCACGTTACGTTTCGGCTACCGGAGCTGCGCGTAACCGGGCTCGACTTTGGGGCGCTGGAACGGCGCAAGGCCGTGCTGATGCAGGAAATCGAGCTGTGCAACCCGCGCATGCACATCATCAGCAACTCCAAACACCCCATTAACCCCAACCCCTCGGTGGTAACGCCCGAAAACGTGGGCAAGCTGCCGTTTCGGCTCGATGTGCGCACGCTGCGCGTGCGCAACTTCGATATGCGCTTCACCTTCACGGGCAAGCGGGCCTTGCGGCCGGGGCATTTTACCATTACGCGCCTCAACGGGGTGGGCACCAACATCAGCAACAACCCCAAGCGCATGCGTGCGGGCCACCCCGCCATGCTGCAGGCCACGGCCTACCTAGGGGGGCGGTGCCGCATGCAGGCCAAAGCCTGGGTGCCCTTGCTCGATGCCAACGGCACGCACCGCTTAGAGGGCACTTTCGGCCCCACGCCCTTCGCGCTGCTCAACCCCGTAACCGAGCCCACCCGCTTTGCCCGGTTCGAGCGGGGGCAGCTGCACGGGCTGCGGGCCACGCTGCTGGTAAACCGCCGCGAGGTAACCGGCGCCATGTGGGCCCGCTACTCCAACCTGAAAGTGGATTTGCTGAGCCGCCGCGGGGGCGGGGCCGATCGGCAGAAGCTGCTGACCAAAGTGGTATCGAAGGTGAGCAACGTGCTGGTGGTGCGCGACGACAACCCGCGCAGCAAAGGCAGGCCGCTGGAGCCCGGCAAAATTCGCTCCGACCGCAACCTGCACTACGGCGTGTTTTCGGTGTGGCTGCAGGGCATGAACAGCGGCCTGCTCAACAGCGTAGGCGTGCCCAGCAAAATGGCCGAAGAAATCAGCGAGCTGTAG